In the Candidatus Electrothrix sp. GW3-4 genome, one interval contains:
- a CDS encoding cell wall hydrolase — translation MSFLEGLLWLTLNVYHEARSEPQIGQLAVAHVTLNRASQNNQTVEQTVTAPRQFSWTFLQKSYMPKESDAFVDCLQTAMKAMTTDDFTDGATFYHREDVHPKWAGEKTYVAQYGEHIFYRN, via the coding sequence ATGAGTTTTCTTGAAGGATTACTTTGGCTCACTCTGAACGTTTACCATGAAGCCCGCAGTGAGCCCCAGATCGGCCAGCTTGCTGTCGCCCATGTTACCTTAAACAGGGCAAGTCAGAATAACCAGACCGTTGAGCAGACCGTCACAGCGCCTCGCCAGTTCAGCTGGACTTTTTTGCAAAAATCATACATGCCTAAGGAGAGCGATGCCTTTGTTGACTGTCTCCAGACCGCAATGAAGGCCATGACCACAGATGATTTTACAGACGGTGCGACTTTTTACCATCGTGAAGATGTGCATCCGAAATGGGCCGGGGAAAAGACCTATGTTGCCCAATACGGAGAACATATCTTTTATCGAAACTGA
- a CDS encoding murein L,D-transpeptidase family protein — translation MSAKMNALPLPMPKRKRKKMLFRNLNRVFPRPRYRSGEKKTMQATTRSLARSTFFALCAGWAGGWVAFFSLSAATAAPLSQEGGLPTTPKADRLMTQAVPRVQQELARKGMKLGQPVFMRIFKLSKQLELWLYSRGKFRLFKTYPICSYSGYVGPKLAEGDWQSPEGFYTVSGEQMNPKSRFHLSFNIGYPNRYDSAWNRTGSAIMVHGSCVSQGCFAMGNGQIEEIYLMAYQAFLQGQEQFGLHIFPFRMTRKNMAKFRHSPWYNFWSNLAAGYNAFEQSRQVPTISTAGGRYIFEDERDQWIRKRWVLIQKEDAPQKR, via the coding sequence ATGTCGGCAAAAATGAATGCGCTGCCACTGCCTATGCCAAAGCGCAAGCGGAAAAAGATGCTGTTTCGTAACCTCAACCGTGTTTTTCCTCGGCCTCGGTATCGATCTGGAGAAAAAAAGACCATGCAGGCGACAACACGCTCTCTTGCACGCTCTACCTTCTTTGCCCTTTGTGCTGGATGGGCAGGGGGCTGGGTGGCGTTTTTTTCTCTTTCCGCCGCCACTGCTGCGCCACTGAGCCAGGAGGGGGGCCTCCCGACAACCCCCAAGGCGGACCGCCTCATGACCCAAGCTGTGCCAAGGGTACAGCAAGAGCTTGCCCGCAAGGGCATGAAGCTTGGCCAACCGGTGTTCATGCGGATTTTCAAGCTCTCAAAGCAACTTGAGCTGTGGTTATACAGCAGAGGAAAATTCAGGCTTTTTAAGACATATCCTATCTGCAGCTACTCAGGCTATGTCGGCCCCAAACTCGCAGAGGGAGACTGGCAAAGCCCGGAAGGTTTCTACACGGTCTCTGGCGAGCAGATGAACCCCAAAAGCAGGTTTCACCTCTCTTTCAATATCGGATATCCCAATAGATATGATTCCGCGTGGAACCGCACAGGCAGTGCCATTATGGTGCATGGCAGTTGCGTCTCGCAGGGATGCTTTGCAATGGGCAATGGGCAGATAGAAGAAATCTACCTGATGGCGTATCAGGCCTTTCTTCAGGGGCAGGAACAATTCGGTCTCCACATCTTTCCCTTCCGTATGACCCGGAAAAATATGGCCAAATTTCGCCACTCACCGTGGTATAATTTCTGGTCAAATCTGGCTGCAGGCTATAATGCCTTTGAGCAGTCTCGTCAGGTGCCGACGATCTCCACGGCTGGAGGCAGATATATCTTTGAGGATGAAAGAGATCAGTGGATACGGAAGCGCTGGGTCCTGATCCAGAAAGAGGACGCTCCCCAGAAAAGATAA
- a CDS encoding MBL fold metallo-hydrolase, with protein MAIYSYQAIDLFHWLTEKEDIVVLDVRNEKDFARSHIESPYPFELHNISYYDFMEAEKESVERVPFDRRVRIVCAKEGSAKYVAEILDKHGFTDVGYLSGGFKSWGNMLVPKLVADENGYQLYQFIRPAKASCSYGLLHNKEIMLFDPSRDTDFYRTFAADKGCTISKSFETHLQADYISGSRVLSEKAGVTFYGNPGDFGDSNNPYTPLVDGELHLFSGSKSSPVVKVLFTPGHTPGSTSYIINNRYMISGDTVFISSVGRPDLGGQAEAWASTLYKTIGMIKELHKDIAILPGHYMNWAEANEDFIFTTSLGDAIARNKAIYFIASEADFIQFIQDNMRPQPEEYSVIRRVNANKEQVDDERAEELDVGKNECAATAYAKAQAEKDAVS; from the coding sequence ATGGCAATTTACAGCTACCAAGCAATTGATCTGTTCCACTGGCTCACAGAAAAAGAAGATATTGTTGTGCTTGATGTACGCAACGAAAAGGATTTTGCTCGCTCTCACATTGAATCTCCCTATCCTTTTGAACTCCACAACATCTCCTATTATGACTTTATGGAGGCGGAAAAGGAATCGGTCGAGCGGGTCCCGTTCGACCGTCGTGTCCGCATTGTCTGTGCAAAAGAAGGATCCGCAAAATATGTTGCAGAAATTCTCGACAAACACGGTTTCACTGATGTGGGATATCTCTCAGGAGGATTCAAGAGTTGGGGCAACATGCTGGTACCGAAACTGGTCGCCGATGAAAACGGCTATCAGCTCTATCAGTTTATTCGGCCTGCTAAGGCCTCATGCTCCTACGGCCTGCTCCACAATAAGGAGATAATGTTATTTGATCCCTCACGCGATACAGACTTCTACCGTACTTTTGCCGCAGACAAGGGATGCACCATCAGCAAGAGCTTTGAGACCCATCTCCAGGCAGACTATATCTCCGGCTCCAGAGTACTCTCCGAAAAAGCCGGGGTGACATTCTACGGTAACCCAGGTGACTTCGGAGATTCCAACAACCCATACACTCCGCTTGTCGATGGAGAGCTTCATCTTTTTTCCGGTAGCAAGAGTAGTCCCGTCGTCAAAGTCTTGTTCACCCCCGGCCATACGCCGGGTTCAACCTCTTACATCATTAACAACCGCTATATGATCTCCGGTGACACCGTTTTCATTTCCTCGGTGGGCCGACCGGATCTTGGAGGTCAAGCCGAAGCGTGGGCAAGCACACTCTATAAAACAATCGGCATGATCAAGGAGCTTCATAAGGACATTGCGATTCTCCCGGGCCATTATATGAATTGGGCAGAGGCAAATGAGGACTTTATCTTCACCACTTCTCTTGGAGATGCTATCGCACGAAATAAGGCCATCTACTTCATTGCGAGCGAAGCTGATTTCATCCAATTCATCCAGGATAACATGAGGCCTCAGCCAGAGGAATACTCCGTTATCAGGCGGGTCAATGCCAATAAAGAACAGGTGGACGACGAGCGAGCAGAGGAGTTGGATGTCGGCAAAAATGAATGCGCTGCCACTGCCTATGCCAAAGCGCAAGCGGAAAAAGATGCTGTTTCGTAA
- a CDS encoding bacteriohemerythrin translates to MLYPWKDEYSVGVSRFDNHHKRLFDIANQLHDMMKNGKGADVIETTLRELIDYTKYHLAEEEKALEQIGYSGISSHKRAHAIFTEQLNDALVEIEKGRALFVVVKVSKTVIDWLIDHIFGIDKKYTAEMNAAGIN, encoded by the coding sequence ATGCTTTATCCCTGGAAAGATGAATACAGCGTCGGAGTTTCACGTTTTGACAATCATCATAAAAGACTTTTTGATATTGCCAATCAGCTGCATGACATGATGAAAAATGGTAAGGGGGCGGATGTTATTGAGACCACACTCAGGGAACTGATTGATTATACAAAATATCATCTTGCTGAAGAGGAAAAGGCTTTGGAGCAAATAGGGTACTCCGGTATATCTTCACATAAGAGGGCCCATGCCATTTTTACCGAACAGCTGAATGATGCTCTGGTGGAAATAGAAAAAGGACGGGCCCTGTTTGTGGTGGTCAAAGTCTCTAAGACGGTTATTGATTGGCTGATTGATCATATCTTTGGCATTGATAAAAAATACACTGCGGAGATGAATGCCGCAGGGATAAATTAG
- a CDS encoding PAS domain-containing protein, protein MQSESVPFYRRLRFSMMLTVLVLVTLISGTSILISYYVTGQKIERDVATEFFNTEGVVTTCFDLLRRQLLFAAKGVADELVFRQMQDTEEQQSLSVRFRSLKGKKHGDVLFLVTADGGIITSSSKDVAVAKALSQHQVIQKEIATDQSFSTIIMVDAGIGMEPQQRKRFYMIAAVPVILPYSSQTFFVFSCYLMDSSFLLRFPIYSHMDITLVSDNSVVATTLPPEDILREGDNSSYYKSSVLLPGAIDLIHESSFFKEKMYVKIKYIPGMENSTTSFFILSHPSRLVLATKKEFGQHFIIILFVGLCCSIMLIFFITGSVLNPIKELKQLVHKISEGELSNRIESSVTNEFTPLINQFNNMLNLIQRKDEELWDIVEAKTTELRQRNVFIDNLLRSSQVMGIVATDMNLVVTYFNPVAEKLFGFPAEEVIGKKVTEFHPHIKNREEQFNSLIDNALRKGSHTFTVGTSEFPYDSNEGGVEGETDRRDQRIIEVYLSPIKARSEQGREIASGLMLMAQDITAARRMDERLHSALAELKVILDNTMLGLILVQDERVVRVNTTFESMFGYSFDEIEEMSWSQFRGAIFAGKEAECWDGSGRMFSMVKKTEPGMKEQQPFWSKVRQVSIGSDRHKESKRELYLFEDMSSQNEMFEKIQRLSQAVEQSSNSVVITSTDGIIEYVNRTFVSTTGYNAHEIIGQSLEILAPSKTESDVYKKMWLTVRAGNEWTGELVNKKKDGALYEENVVASPIRNEENEITHIIVTKENITDLKKARQQADSANKAKSEFLANMSHEIRTPMNSIIGMTELLLDTKLFPEQKGFVENVNSSASVLLSLINDILDFSKIEAGKLELDYRPFKPRRLAEEVVGTLKILAEQKGIELRLNIVNDDDCYPLGDSLRIRQVLLNLVGNAIKFTHQGNVTLEVNIRSTHANYCSASFTISDTGIGISQDQQENIFANFTQADSSITRDFGGTGLGLAISNRLLQLMGSEIYLKSTLGVGSVFSFNLLLEEAKHPKASTEQRQVLFDAAKRCLDILLVEDNPANQRLAVIILEKQGQKVTVANNGLEALSYLSRQHFDLIFMDMQMPVMDGLTATRYIRQVEQGVVVDLPELDAVLDQLHDRLIGGHVYIVAVTANAMYEDRKQCLEAGMDEYLSKPYKKYSLVKILHNFDEKNTVHVSSPAPKEEKATVVSWDEVLQHLMKHFELEEEDAQTVLSTYGESLAQGLLDLRKHMESGEGTEGGRQAHAMKGGLLNLGLSQLAETAFVLEKELPAGVEKRHFSLLERLAEALKGLTA, encoded by the coding sequence ATGCAAAGCGAAAGCGTTCCCTTTTACAGGCGACTCCGTTTCAGCATGATGCTTACCGTGCTGGTTCTGGTCACGTTGATCAGTGGAACCAGTATCCTGATAAGTTATTATGTGACCGGTCAGAAAATAGAAAGGGACGTTGCAACCGAATTTTTTAACACGGAAGGTGTTGTAACTACCTGTTTCGATTTGTTAAGGCGTCAGCTGCTGTTCGCTGCAAAGGGCGTGGCGGATGAACTTGTTTTTCGCCAAATGCAGGATACCGAGGAACAACAGTCCTTGTCTGTAAGGTTTCGTTCGCTTAAAGGGAAAAAGCATGGAGATGTGCTTTTTCTTGTCACTGCTGATGGTGGGATCATAACCTCTTCTAGCAAGGATGTTGCTGTGGCAAAGGCATTATCCCAACATCAGGTTATTCAGAAAGAAATAGCGACAGATCAGTCCTTCAGTACCATAATTATGGTTGATGCTGGTATTGGTATGGAGCCGCAGCAACGAAAACGATTTTATATGATTGCGGCGGTGCCTGTTATACTTCCGTATTCTTCGCAGACCTTTTTTGTCTTTAGCTGTTATCTTATGGACAGCTCCTTCCTGTTGCGTTTTCCCATATATTCCCACATGGATATAACGCTCGTCAGTGACAACAGTGTTGTTGCAACGACTCTTCCTCCTGAGGATATCCTCAGGGAAGGTGATAACTCCTCCTATTATAAATCATCAGTGCTGTTACCCGGTGCCATTGATCTCATACATGAAAGCTCTTTTTTTAAAGAGAAAATGTATGTGAAAATTAAATATATTCCTGGGATGGAAAACAGCACGACCAGCTTTTTTATTCTTTCTCATCCGTCCAGGTTGGTTTTGGCCACCAAAAAAGAATTTGGGCAACATTTTATAATTATTCTTTTTGTAGGCCTCTGTTGTTCCATTATGCTGATTTTTTTTATTACAGGATCGGTTCTCAACCCTATTAAAGAATTGAAGCAGCTCGTCCATAAGATCAGCGAGGGGGAGTTAAGTAATAGAATTGAGTCCAGCGTAACCAATGAATTTACTCCACTGATTAATCAATTCAATAATATGTTGAATTTGATTCAGCGGAAAGATGAAGAACTCTGGGATATTGTTGAGGCAAAGACTACAGAACTTCGACAACGAAATGTCTTTATAGATAACCTCCTGAGATCCTCCCAGGTTATGGGGATTGTGGCAACAGATATGAACCTCGTTGTTACTTACTTTAACCCGGTTGCTGAAAAACTTTTCGGCTTTCCGGCTGAAGAGGTTATTGGAAAAAAAGTAACTGAGTTTCATCCCCATATAAAAAATCGTGAGGAGCAGTTCAATAGTTTGATCGATAATGCCCTGCGAAAAGGATCGCATACCTTTACGGTTGGAACGTCAGAATTTCCCTATGATAGCAATGAAGGGGGCGTAGAAGGGGAAACGGATCGGAGAGATCAGCGCATTATTGAGGTCTATCTTTCTCCTATTAAAGCAAGGAGCGAGCAGGGACGGGAGATTGCCAGTGGGCTGATGTTAATGGCCCAGGATATTACTGCAGCCCGGCGGATGGACGAGCGTCTCCACTCGGCTTTGGCTGAGTTGAAGGTTATCCTCGACAATACTATGCTTGGGCTTATCCTGGTTCAGGATGAGCGGGTTGTTCGAGTCAATACGACCTTTGAGAGCATGTTCGGCTATTCTTTTGATGAAATAGAGGAAATGTCTTGGTCTCAGTTCCGGGGTGCTATTTTTGCAGGCAAAGAAGCCGAATGCTGGGATGGCAGTGGACGGATGTTTTCCATGGTGAAAAAGACAGAGCCTGGAATGAAGGAGCAGCAGCCCTTTTGGAGCAAAGTTCGTCAGGTCTCGATTGGCAGCGATAGACATAAGGAAAGCAAGAGGGAGCTGTATCTCTTTGAAGATATGAGTAGTCAAAATGAGATGTTTGAGAAAATACAACGTCTCAGCCAGGCTGTTGAACAAAGTTCGAATTCGGTTGTCATTACCAGTACAGACGGAATTATAGAGTATGTTAACAGGACCTTTGTCAGCACAACCGGCTATAATGCCCATGAGATTATTGGTCAGAGCTTGGAGATATTGGCACCCAGCAAGACCGAGTCTGATGTATATAAAAAAATGTGGTTGACTGTTCGGGCCGGTAATGAGTGGACAGGGGAGCTGGTCAATAAAAAGAAGGACGGTGCTCTTTATGAGGAAAATGTCGTTGCTTCTCCGATTCGTAATGAAGAAAATGAAATAACGCATATTATTGTTACCAAAGAGAATATAACGGATCTGAAAAAAGCCCGGCAGCAGGCAGACAGTGCCAATAAGGCAAAGAGTGAATTTCTCGCCAATATGAGTCATGAAATTCGCACCCCGATGAATTCCATCATCGGCATGACGGAGCTTCTCCTTGATACGAAATTGTTTCCTGAACAAAAAGGCTTTGTTGAGAACGTCAACAGCTCAGCCAGTGTCCTTTTGTCGCTTATTAACGATATTCTTGATTTTTCAAAGATTGAGGCAGGGAAATTGGAACTTGATTATAGACCTTTTAAACCTCGACGGCTTGCTGAAGAGGTTGTCGGGACCTTAAAGATCTTGGCAGAGCAGAAAGGGATTGAACTCCGTCTGAATATTGTCAATGATGATGACTGCTACCCGCTGGGAGATTCTTTGCGGATCAGGCAGGTCTTACTGAATCTCGTTGGCAACGCGATCAAGTTCACCCACCAAGGAAATGTAACGCTTGAGGTCAATATTCGTTCTACCCATGCAAATTATTGCTCAGCAAGTTTTACGATCAGTGATACAGGCATTGGTATTTCTCAGGATCAGCAGGAGAATATCTTTGCAAACTTTACCCAAGCTGATAGTTCGATAACCCGAGATTTTGGTGGGACCGGGCTCGGACTTGCCATTAGTAACCGCCTCCTGCAGTTGATGGGCAGTGAAATCTACCTGAAAAGCACCTTAGGGGTTGGGAGTGTTTTCTCTTTCAATCTGCTATTGGAAGAGGCAAAACATCCAAAGGCCAGCACAGAACAACGGCAGGTGCTCTTTGACGCTGCAAAGCGATGTCTTGATATCCTCCTGGTTGAAGATAACCCGGCGAACCAGCGGCTTGCTGTGATCATCCTTGAAAAACAAGGGCAGAAGGTCACCGTGGCCAATAATGGACTTGAAGCCCTTTCGTACTTAAGTCGTCAGCATTTTGATCTGATTTTCATGGATATGCAGATGCCGGTTATGGACGGGTTGACAGCCACCCGCTATATACGGCAGGTTGAGCAAGGGGTGGTCGTTGATCTGCCTGAGCTTGACGCCGTCTTGGATCAACTCCATGATCGGCTTATAGGTGGGCATGTCTATATTGTCGCTGTCACGGCTAATGCCATGTATGAGGATCGGAAACAATGCCTTGAGGCGGGGATGGATGAGTACCTTAGTAAGCCGTACAAAAAATACTCCCTTGTAAAGATATTGCATAATTTTGATGAAAAAAATACCGTGCATGTGTCTTCTCCTGCACCGAAAGAAGAAAAGGCAACCGTAGTCTCATGGGATGAGGTGCTGCAACATCTCATGAAACATTTTGAACTGGAAGAGGAAGATGCGCAAACAGTGCTTTCGACCTATGGTGAGTCGCTTGCCCAGGGCCTTCTTGATCTTCGCAAACATATGGAGAGTGGTGAGGGAACTGAAGGAGGACGGCAGGCTCATGCGATGAAAGGTGGTCTGCTCAATCTTGGACTCAGTCAACTTGCTGAAACCGCATTTGTTTTAGAGAAAGAGCTGCCAGCAGGAGTAGAGAAGCGTCATTTTTCCCTGCTGGAACGACTTGCTGAGGCCCTGAAAGGGCTCACAGCCTGA
- a CDS encoding PAS domain S-box protein, producing MKYSNIILLYIVMAISLVVLVLFGGAIVFSMHQQELVREDIKTYRYSLAQEAERIRQTFGQLASVSGLLANNPVVINTMDKRMHRIAPSPVAQQIVEKNLGAVAEVENITAVFLLDLEGKCVYGTIPEAIGRDYGFAGYFHNTITHESDLYVAMNIATQQNEMYYAQAVKNGNLPLGVIVLKISLDFFHLRSFSTAFTATPPKPEEMRIGLSTDGNILFDTTETLVSLQPLTEEQQEVLRSNQQFPPEQIQSLGFPPYGLDSLATAGFLNKKTSDGSEYYLFCQPVVGDELALVHVVKKAWFEENYRPASLGSSSFIMLLFLLLAVMLALLYMANRRHRQALLAATTLEREAEQRIQDKEKYEAIINRNPQGFWLSDFESGTILEVNQSLCQLLQLAPEEIIARNVNEFLETTNFYSGEKEKEEATSSQDCFDVSHEGLLRSGKEGQLHVLITSSCITPPGCEKKTCFSFFTDISERKREQEQLFLFSQAVEQSTSAIVITDKHADIVYINPFFSDLTGYTREELYGTNPDVLTAGERKSAASEKIWHTVKNGGTWKGFLRNTKKDGTRYWEGQTVYPLYDRYTEGISYYLAIKNDITERLDLEKELKAQLAKLELIVEHAAIGIARVIGTDFVWASGVAAKMFGYTDKDAFVAISPSVLFVHQEVFEQVYERAMLSFAADQIFQEDHLMRRQDGRQFWCSLTAKIVDSTDPEQGAIWITKDISQHKEEEQQLQLARDRAEQANQAKSDFLANMSHEIRTPMNAIIGMSKLALESSLDEQQQYYIGTVNKAAESLLGLLNDILEFSKIESGKFELDPVVFSLEENIQDAVRTVEFQAEEKGLHLHYNIDPKVPRFVYGDAMRLRQILVNLLNNSIKFSEKGVVSVQVFMQENCNDETLLEFQVKDNGIGIAPEKLDDIFEKFVQVDSSTSRDFEGTGLGLTICYRLCKMMGGNIGVDSVPGQGSTFTFTARFKKVVGGDFSTVNTAMEQGGELHGLRILVVDDNESNRFLAKAMFQKDDHQIVEAANGLEALKILIDHHFDIILMDVQMPIMDGLTVTKIIRACEQKRYQPSADHTLPKEFTEALQYRLTGGHMPVVALTAHAMKEDKQRCLEAGMDGYAVKPFKTKEIYHAFQQTGYVDSVAMNTTETKQQDGTAMMEQKRENENALLTNVAEHLKNIYSLEPDQVEQMIQLSSRSISETLDQAKQAVQDNDLDTLSAAGHKAKGILLGVGLKDEAEQTRRIEVASKEGQDEDYHAMIAQLEDDLQPLLKLTSGESRS from the coding sequence ATGAAGTACAGTAATATAATATTGTTGTACATAGTCATGGCGATAAGTCTCGTTGTGCTTGTGCTTTTCGGGGGAGCTATTGTTTTCTCTATGCACCAGCAGGAGCTTGTCCGGGAAGATATCAAAACCTACCGGTACTCTCTGGCGCAAGAGGCTGAACGCATCCGGCAGACCTTTGGTCAGCTTGCCAGTGTTTCAGGGTTATTGGCGAATAATCCAGTAGTTATTAATACGATGGATAAACGTATGCATCGTATTGCCCCGTCACCGGTGGCTCAGCAAATTGTTGAGAAAAATTTGGGCGCAGTTGCAGAGGTTGAAAATATTACCGCTGTTTTCCTCCTTGATCTTGAAGGAAAATGTGTTTATGGGACGATACCGGAGGCTATAGGCAGGGACTATGGTTTTGCAGGTTATTTTCATAATACCATAACGCATGAATCTGATCTCTATGTCGCGATGAACATCGCCACCCAGCAGAATGAAATGTATTATGCCCAGGCTGTTAAAAACGGCAACCTGCCCCTTGGGGTGATTGTCCTGAAGATTAGCTTGGACTTTTTCCATCTTCGTTCCTTCAGTACCGCCTTTACAGCAACCCCTCCTAAACCGGAAGAGATGCGTATAGGCTTGTCTACGGACGGCAACATCCTTTTTGATACAACAGAAACCCTTGTCTCACTCCAGCCACTTACTGAGGAACAGCAGGAAGTTTTACGCAGCAACCAACAATTTCCTCCAGAGCAGATACAGTCATTAGGTTTTCCCCCCTATGGCTTGGATTCTTTGGCAACGGCAGGATTTTTAAATAAAAAAACGTCAGATGGGAGCGAGTACTATCTTTTTTGTCAACCCGTTGTGGGAGATGAGCTTGCCTTGGTCCATGTTGTGAAAAAGGCCTGGTTTGAGGAAAATTATCGACCAGCTTCGTTGGGTTCATCAAGCTTTATCATGCTCCTTTTTTTGTTGTTGGCAGTGATGCTTGCTCTGCTCTATATGGCGAACAGACGTCATCGCCAAGCATTACTGGCAGCGACGACACTTGAACGTGAGGCTGAACAACGAATTCAGGATAAAGAAAAATATGAGGCAATTATCAATCGAAATCCCCAAGGCTTTTGGTTGAGTGATTTTGAGTCAGGGACAATTCTTGAGGTGAATCAAAGCCTTTGTCAGCTTCTTCAGCTGGCTCCTGAAGAAATTATTGCTCGTAATGTTAATGAATTTTTAGAAACAACGAATTTCTATTCTGGAGAGAAAGAAAAGGAAGAAGCGACGAGCAGTCAAGATTGTTTTGATGTCTCTCATGAGGGGTTATTACGTTCAGGAAAGGAAGGGCAGCTGCACGTCCTCATTACTTCTTCTTGTATCACGCCGCCTGGCTGTGAGAAGAAGACCTGTTTTTCCTTTTTTACGGATATTTCTGAGCGAAAAAGAGAACAAGAACAGCTCTTTCTCTTCTCGCAAGCAGTTGAACAAAGTACCAGCGCCATTGTTATTACTGATAAGCATGCTGATATTGTTTACATAAATCCCTTTTTTAGCGACTTGACGGGCTATACTCGGGAGGAGCTTTATGGCACAAACCCTGATGTTCTGACTGCCGGAGAAAGAAAAAGTGCTGCTAGCGAGAAAATATGGCATACGGTCAAAAATGGAGGAACCTGGAAAGGGTTTCTCCGCAATACCAAGAAAGACGGAACTCGGTATTGGGAAGGACAGACAGTGTATCCGCTGTATGATCGCTATACAGAGGGGATTAGTTATTATCTTGCTATAAAAAATGACATTACCGAGCGGCTTGACTTAGAGAAAGAGTTAAAGGCTCAGCTGGCAAAGCTCGAACTTATCGTTGAGCATGCTGCTATAGGTATTGCTCGAGTTATTGGGACAGACTTTGTTTGGGCAAGTGGGGTGGCCGCAAAGATGTTTGGCTATACAGATAAAGATGCCTTTGTTGCAATTTCACCCTCTGTGCTTTTTGTTCATCAGGAGGTGTTTGAGCAGGTATATGAGCGGGCCATGCTCTCCTTTGCGGCGGATCAAATCTTTCAGGAAGATCATTTGATGCGTCGTCAGGATGGACGTCAGTTCTGGTGTTCGCTCACGGCCAAGATTGTTGATAGCACTGATCCTGAGCAAGGAGCAATCTGGATAACCAAAGATATCAGTCAACACAAAGAAGAGGAGCAACAGTTACAACTGGCACGGGATAGGGCTGAACAGGCCAATCAGGCAAAGAGTGATTTTCTTGCCAATATGAGTCATGAGATTCGGACCCCCATGAATGCCATTATCGGTATGAGCAAGTTGGCTCTGGAGAGCTCTCTTGATGAGCAGCAGCAGTATTATATAGGAACTGTCAATAAGGCGGCAGAGTCTCTTCTCGGTTTGCTCAATGATATTCTCGAGTTTTCCAAAATTGAGTCAGGAAAATTTGAGCTGGATCCTGTGGTATTCTCCCTTGAAGAGAATATTCAGGATGCGGTTCGGACGGTGGAATTTCAGGCGGAAGAAAAGGGTTTGCACCTGCATTATAATATTGATCCGAAGGTACCCCGGTTTGTGTATGGTGATGCAATGCGCCTGCGCCAGATTCTTGTTAATTTATTAAATAATAGCATCAAGTTTAGTGAAAAAGGTGTTGTTTCTGTCCAGGTCTTTATGCAGGAAAACTGTAATGATGAAACTTTGCTGGAATTTCAGGTGAAAGATAACGGCATTGGTATTGCCCCTGAAAAACTTGACGATATTTTCGAGAAATTTGTTCAGGTTGACAGCAGCACCAGCCGGGATTTTGAAGGGACTGGTTTAGGGCTGACCATATGCTATAGACTTTGCAAGATGATGGGGGGGAACATCGGTGTTGATAGCGTCCCAGGCCAGGGAAGCACCTTTACCTTTACGGCACGCTTTAAAAAAGTTGTTGGAGGGGATTTTTCCACAGTGAACACTGCGATGGAGCAGGGGGGTGAGCTGCACGGCTTACGTATTCTAGTTGTTGATGATAATGAGTCCAATCGCTTTCTTGCCAAGGCGATGTTTCAGAAGGATGATCATCAGATTGTCGAGGCAGCAAATGGGCTTGAAGCCCTTAAGATCCTTATTGATCATCATTTTGATATTATTCTGATGGATGTGCAGATGCCTATTATGGATGGACTGACTGTCACCAAGATTATACGGGCCTGTGAACAGAAGAGGTATCAACCAAGCGCTGATCATACCTTGCCAAAAGAATTTACAGAAGCATTGCAATATAGGCTGACAGGTGGTCATATGCCTGTTGTTGCCTTGACTGCGCATGCCATGAAGGAAGATAAGCAGCGATGCCTTGAGGCCGGGATGGATGGTTATGCTGTGAAGCCTTTTAAAACTAAAGAAATTTACCATGCTTTTCAACAGACAGGGTATGTTGACAGCGTTGCGATGAACACAACGGAAACAAAACAACAGGACGGTACGGCTATGATGGAACAGAAAAGAGAAAACGAGAATGCCCTTCTTACAAATGTTGCTGAACATTTGAAAAACATATACAGTCTTGAGCCTGATCAGGTGGAACAGATGATTCAGCTCTCCTCTCGCTCAATATCCGAGACCTTGGACCAGGCCAAGCAGGCTGTGCAAGATAATGATTTGGATACCCTGTCCGCTGCTGGACATAAGGCGAAAGGTATTCTTCTTGGTGTGGGGCTCAAAGACGAAGCAGAACAGACCAGAAGAATTGAAGTTGCCAGTAAAGAGGGACAGGACGAAGATTATCATGCTATGATAGCGCAATTAGAGGATGACCTACAGCCGTTGTTAAAGTTGACCTCTGGAGAGAGCAGGAGCTGA